A window of Calonectris borealis chromosome 3, bCalBor7.hap1.2, whole genome shotgun sequence contains these coding sequences:
- the CTSB gene encoding cathepsin B isoform X3, producing MWPSVSILCVLVAFANARSIPYYPPLSSDLVNHINKLNTTWKAGHNFHNTDMSYVKKLCGTFLGGPKLPERVDFAADMELPDNFDSRTQWPNCPTINEIRDQGSCGSCWAFGAVEAISDRICVHTNAKVSVEVSAEDLLSCCGFECGMGCNGGYPSGAWRYWTERGLVSGGLYDSHVGCRPYSIPPCEHHVNGSRPPCTGEGGETPRCSRHCEPGYSPSYKEDKHYGITSYGVPHSEKEIMAEIYKNGPVEGAFIVYEDFLMYKSGVYQHVSGEQVGGHAIRILGWGVDNGTPYWLAANSWNTDWGDNGFFKILRGEDHCGIESEIVAGIPRTEQYWKRV from the exons ATGTGGCCGTCCGTGTCCATCCTGTGTGTCCTGGTGGCCTTCGCCAATGCTCGCAGCATTCCTTACTATCCTCCTCTCTCCAGCGACTTGGTCAACCACATAAACAAGCTCAACACCACCTGGAAG GCAGGGCACAACTTCCACAACACTGACATGAGCTATGTGAAGAAGCTCTGTGGCACCTTCCTGGGTGGACCCAAGCTCCCCGAGAG GGTAGACTTTGCTGCAGACATGGAGCTGCCCGATAACTTTGACTCACGGACGCAGTGGCCTAACTGTCCCACCATCAATGAGATAAGAGACCAGGGCTCTTGTGGCTCTTGCTGG GCTTTCGGTGCCGTAGAAGCAATTTCGGACAGAATCTGCGTTCACACGAACGCCAAGGTGAGCGTGGAGGTCTCGGCGGAGGACTTGCTGTCGTGCTGCGGCTTCGAGTGTGGCATGGG GTGCAACGGTGGTTACCCCTCCGGCGCCTGGAGGTACTGGACAGAGAGGGGCCTCGTGTCCGGGGGTCTCTATGATTCCCATGTGG GCTGCCGTCCCTACTCCATCCCACCCTGTGAGCACCACGTCAACGGCTCCCGACCACCATGcaccggggagggaggggaaaccCCCAGGTGCAGCCGGCACTGCGAACCCGGCTACTCGCCCTCGTACAAGGAGGACAAGCACTACG GCATCACATCCTACGGTGTCCCTCACAGTGAGAAGGAAATCATGGCGGAGATCTACAAGAATGGCCCAGTGGAAGGAGCCTTTATTGTCTATGAGGACTTCCTGATGTACAAGTCTG GGGTCTACCAGCACGTGTCCGGCGAGCAGGTTGGAGGTCACGCCATCCGGATCCTGGGCTGGGGCGTGGACAACGGCACTCCGTACTGGCTGGCCGCCAACTCCTGGAACACCGACTGGGGGGACAATG GCTTCTTCAAAATCCTCCGAGGAGAGGACCACTGCGGCATCGAGTCTGAGATCGTGGCCGGCATCCCCAGGACGGAGCAGTACTGGAAGAGGGTGTAA
- the CTSB gene encoding cathepsin B isoform X2, with protein sequence MKPLQRGGVSCSVAKMWPSVSILCVLVAFANARSIPYYPPLSSDLVNHINKLNTTWKAGHNFHNTDMSYVKKLCGTFLGGPKLPERVDFAADMELPDNFDSRTQWPNCPTINEIRDQGSCGSCWAFGAVEAISDRICVHTNAKVSVEVSAEDLLSCCGFECGMGCNGGYPSGAWRYWTERGLVSGGLYDSHVGCRPYSIPPCEHHVNGSRPPCTGEGGETPRCSRHCEPGYSPSYKEDKHYGITSYGVPHSEKEIMAEIYKNGPVEGAFIVYEDFLMYKSGVYQHVSGEQVGGHAIRILGWGVDNGTPYWLAANSWNTDWGDNGFFKILRGEDHCGIESEIVAGIPRTEQYWKRV encoded by the exons ATGAAACCCCTTCAAAGAG GTGGAGTGTCCTGTTCTGTAGCCAAGATGTGGCCGTCCGTGTCCATCCTGTGTGTCCTGGTGGCCTTCGCCAATGCTCGCAGCATTCCTTACTATCCTCCTCTCTCCAGCGACTTGGTCAACCACATAAACAAGCTCAACACCACCTGGAAG GCAGGGCACAACTTCCACAACACTGACATGAGCTATGTGAAGAAGCTCTGTGGCACCTTCCTGGGTGGACCCAAGCTCCCCGAGAG GGTAGACTTTGCTGCAGACATGGAGCTGCCCGATAACTTTGACTCACGGACGCAGTGGCCTAACTGTCCCACCATCAATGAGATAAGAGACCAGGGCTCTTGTGGCTCTTGCTGG GCTTTCGGTGCCGTAGAAGCAATTTCGGACAGAATCTGCGTTCACACGAACGCCAAGGTGAGCGTGGAGGTCTCGGCGGAGGACTTGCTGTCGTGCTGCGGCTTCGAGTGTGGCATGGG GTGCAACGGTGGTTACCCCTCCGGCGCCTGGAGGTACTGGACAGAGAGGGGCCTCGTGTCCGGGGGTCTCTATGATTCCCATGTGG GCTGCCGTCCCTACTCCATCCCACCCTGTGAGCACCACGTCAACGGCTCCCGACCACCATGcaccggggagggaggggaaaccCCCAGGTGCAGCCGGCACTGCGAACCCGGCTACTCGCCCTCGTACAAGGAGGACAAGCACTACG GCATCACATCCTACGGTGTCCCTCACAGTGAGAAGGAAATCATGGCGGAGATCTACAAGAATGGCCCAGTGGAAGGAGCCTTTATTGTCTATGAGGACTTCCTGATGTACAAGTCTG GGGTCTACCAGCACGTGTCCGGCGAGCAGGTTGGAGGTCACGCCATCCGGATCCTGGGCTGGGGCGTGGACAACGGCACTCCGTACTGGCTGGCCGCCAACTCCTGGAACACCGACTGGGGGGACAATG GCTTCTTCAAAATCCTCCGAGGAGAGGACCACTGCGGCATCGAGTCTGAGATCGTGGCCGGCATCCCCAGGACGGAGCAGTACTGGAAGAGGGTGTAA